GCCGCGTGTAGCCGCTCGAAATCCAGCTCAAGGCGATGTGGAGCACGCCTCCGACCACGCCCGCGCGCAGCAGGGGATCGTCCGCCGCGCCGCCTCCTTCCCGCGGCGTGAGCGTCCGGGTGATCAGCGCTCCAAAGGCCTCGAGGGCGGCGACGAGGGCCCGGTCCACCGCGGGGCTCACTCCCGAGATCTCCACGAGGAAGACCCGCGCCGATTGGGGATTGCCCTGGAGCAGCTCGTAATAGGCCTGGAGCATCGCGCGGGTGCGCTCGAGGGCTTCTCCCGAGCTCCCGGCACTCGCCTTCTCCAACTCCCCGAAGAGGAAGTCCTTCACGGCCTGGAACGAGGCGAC
The DNA window shown above is from Cystobacter fuscus DSM 2262 and carries:
- a CDS encoding TetR/AcrR family transcriptional regulator, with product MPPSMADQRLYRGSSAEERRAQRREQFIEAAIHVYGAQGYRHATVKAVCEAAGLTERYFYESFSNSEELLVASFQAVKDFLFGELEKASAGSSGEALERTRAMLQAYYELLQGNPQSARVFLVEISGVSPAVDRALVAALEAFGALITRTLTPREGGGAADDPLLRAGVVGGVLHIALSWISSGYTRPIHEVVGAALRLCLVLNPGAVKPGRGSGV